Genomic segment of Candidatus Cloacimonadota bacterium:
GCGTTTCGACAATCATCACAATAACAGAAATCGAATTCAGGAAATTCTCGGTCCTGCTTCAGATCATAAGTTGGCTGGATATATTTCGGCAGGATCACATCCGGATAGCGAATATAATCGAGATGAATGCCATCCAAATCTTCAATTTCAGAAAGATCTTTGATCCAATCCAATATAAATTTCTGAACTTCCGATTTGGTTGGACAAAGCCATTTGTAATAATCTACATAAGGTGGATTGTCTATTGAGGAATTTCCATTTCGACTGATATTATACCAGTCAGGATGATTTTGAAGAAGTTCCTGTTTATTGTGTAATAAAGTGATTATCCAATAATGAACTTCGAGACCAAAATCTTTCGCGATCGGAATAATTTTCTGGATGAATTCTTTTTCCCCGCGGCAGAGAATTCCAATAATGTTTGCTTTCCGGAAAAGTTCAAAATTCTTTTCTAATTCATTTATTGAGAAATGTTTCTCTTGAATCCAGATATAATTTTTTATTTCTTTATTCATTGTCTTCCTAAAATCCTTGAAATGGTTGCAATCTTCATACTTATTTCATATCACCACAATAAATTGCGGTGTAACTCTGATTTCAGAGAAAATTCAGAATAACACCAGATTTTTAGTCTGGTGAAAAACATCAAACATCATCACCAAAACCGTTTCAACCGTTTATCTTTTCTCTCGATTACTGTATAAATTTAAAATAAATTCCGACTGTTCCTGTAAAGAAAAAAAATAAAATAGTTGATTAAAAATTAAAGAAATTTTAAATGCTCTTTGAATATTAAAAAGGAAAATAAATGGAATCAGTATTGAATATAATCAAAGCAAAAGAAAAATTTCCTTGCAAATTGAACAAATTCGAGGGAGAAACTCTCAAGCAGCATTTTATTTTAGATGAAAATTCAATTAATAAACAGGAAGATAAAAAGGATATTTCCTATAAATATTATCAAGAAATAGAAGGTGTTAAATATATTCTGATCGAGGAGTATATGTTTCGGGATCGGGAAACAATTCTGGATATTAAACGAGCGATCGGAGTGAATTATTATTTGAATAAAGATAGTAAAAATATTTGACTTTAAAACTATAATTTTTTTTTGAATCTTCATTAAGAAAATTTAATTTTAATGTATTCTTTTTTTGTAAGAATACTACTTTGAAAAAAGGAATAAAATGATATTAGCAGATAAGAAAAAATATATTCCTAACGGATTACCCTTTCTACAGGCTCAAATTTTACAGCAAATTTACCTGGATATAAGTAAAAACAATCATACAAAATTAAATGTTATCTCAAAAATTTCAGATTATCCACCACAAAGTAAAATCCTGAAACTCTTTCATATATTCCAACAGGATTAAATCTCCGTAATGGTCGGAATTTGCAGCCTTAACCATTTCGAAGGTTCAATTTCCTTCGGAGATTTTGGAAGAATTCCTCTGTTTGTAACTCCCAAAACCTTCGGGACAAGGTTTGGTTTCATATAAGGAATAAAAAATTATGAGAAAATCATCTACCTTTTTTATGATCCTGCTTTTAATATCTCTACTTCATTCTGAAAAAATAACACTCGAACAAAGCATTGAACTGGCAAAACAAAATAATAAAGAATTGCTTTCAGAGAAAAATGCCTTGCAGACAGCAGGCTGGACTCAGAAAAATGCCTTCACAAATTTCCTGCCTAAATTGTCCTTTAATTCAACTGCTATCCGCATCGATAACAACACTTATCAAATGGCAAACCAGATGATAGAAATGCCTGTCATATTCAATGGACAGCAAATGATGATCGAAATTCCTGCTGCTGCAATGAGTGGAGGAATTTACAAAACTAATTATATGAACAACATCATAGTACAGCAACCTGTCTTCAATGGCGGAAAGACAATTATCGGATATCAGTTAGCAAGACTTGCCAAACAGCAAGCGTTAAATACTCTCCAAAATAAAGAAAATGACATTGTTTTCCAGGTTGCTGGTACATATTTCAATATTTTAAAATTATCTGATTTGAAGGAACTGGCTGAAAAAAGTCTTAATTCCTCGAAATCACATTTACAGCTGATCAAGAAGAAATATGAAGTCGGGATCGGACAAAGATCGGATATTCTGCAGTGGCAGGTGAAAGTAAAAAATGATGAGACTTCGCTGAATGAAATTACCAATAACATTAAAATATTGAAAACAGTCTGGAAAAACCTGCTTGGATTGGAAGAAGATATTTTAATGCCGGAAAAAATTCAAACACAAAATTATAATGCGGAAATTCAGGAATATTCTGCTTTAAATTCTGCTGAAATTCAAAACAAATTAAATCTTTATTTGAACCAGGTTAAATCCCAAAATCCAAATTTGAAAACACTTGAACTTTCCAGAAAAATGATGAAAAAGAATTATTTGATGGCAAAGGGGAATTTCCTTCCTTCCTTGAACCTGCAATTTACTTATGAGATCGAGAATGACGATAAATTCGATCTTTCCGGAGAGGAAAACTGGAATCTTGCTGCCGTATTATCAATGCCGTTATTCTCCAGCGGAGCGAATTATACTAATCTGAAAAAAACCAAATATGAAATGCTGCAAACTGATTTGATAACTGCATCAGCAAAAGAGAATTTATTATCCGGAGCGGAAGCAACATTTTATAATCTGATCACTAAAGCCCAATCCTGTGAAAATAATAAATCTGCCCTGGAACTGGCTCAGGAAAATCATAAAATAATCAATGAGCTTTTTGAACAGGGAATGGTCACCAATACAGAACTGATCGATGCGGAAATTTTGCTGTTCAGCAGTGAGATGAACTTGATCTCATCGATCTATGATTTTATTTTGAGTAAATATGAGATGAAGAAATGGACAAATTAACTCACCCTCAATCCCTCTCTTGGGAAGAGAGGGAAGAAATTAAGGAAATCTTTTTTATTTCCGTTAAAAAACTCCCTTCTCCTTTTTAGGAGAAGGGCTGGGGATGAGGTAAAAAAAGGAGAAAAAAATGCTAAAAAAAATAATCCTGATTTTCTTAACAATTATGTTTTTCATAACAGCGTGTGAGAAAAAAACTGAAGAATCATCAGAACAGGAAAAAGAATTTACGGGTGCAAGAAATGTTAAAACAATTACTGCTGTTCGCAAAGATATTTCAGAATACATCGAATATTCCGGAATGCTGGAAGCAGAAAATGTGATCGATATTACTCCTGCTATTCCAACAATCATCAAAGAGATCTTTGTTGATGAAGGAGATATTGTTCATGAAGGTGATCTGCTCGTGAAGATGGATGATTCAAGTTTGATCCAGGCTGTTGCCCAGGTCGGGAATCTTGAAAAAAATTACAATCGTATGCTCGAATTGAAAAAAAGCGGTTCCATTGATGAAAAGACTTTTGAAGAAGTGGAAACTGCCTACAAAATAGCGAAATCCAATTTTGAGTTTTTACTGGAAAACACGGAAATCAAAGCACCATTTGACGGAATGATCACGCTCGTCTC
This window contains:
- a CDS encoding TolC family protein codes for the protein MRKSSTFFMILLLISLLHSEKITLEQSIELAKQNNKELLSEKNALQTAGWTQKNAFTNFLPKLSFNSTAIRIDNNTYQMANQMIEMPVIFNGQQMMIEIPAAAMSGGIYKTNYMNNIIVQQPVFNGGKTIIGYQLARLAKQQALNTLQNKENDIVFQVAGTYFNILKLSDLKELAEKSLNSSKSHLQLIKKKYEVGIGQRSDILQWQVKVKNDETSLNEITNNIKILKTVWKNLLGLEEDILMPEKIQTQNYNAEIQEYSALNSAEIQNKLNLYLNQVKSQNPNLKTLELSRKMMKKNYLMAKGNFLPSLNLQFTYEIENDDKFDLSGEENWNLAAVLSMPLFSSGANYTNLKKTKYEMLQTDLITASAKENLLSGAEATFYNLITKAQSCENNKSALELAQENHKIINELFEQGMVTNTELIDAEILLFSSEMNLISSIYDFILSKYEMKKWTN